The genomic region AAAGTATTGTGAAAGCTCATGTTAAAGGAATAGAAAATAATTGTTTAATTGGAAATATTATTTCTTAATTTTTGTACATTAAAGGAATATATGATATAGTAGTTATACTATAAGTGATAATTCATTTATGATAATTAGAATATCTATTGCTTTATTTTTCATCTTCATTCCGTGTGTCTATTTTTTTATTACTTATATCAGTAACAATACACACATTGAGCAAGTGCAGCCCTTAAAATTAGAAACGGACAATAATGAAAGTGTGATACATTCTGAAGAAGTTACTGAAAAAGAAGTGCCAATAAAATGTCAAGAACTTGAAAGTAGTTCACCTTCTGTTTTCCAAGTAGCTAATCAGAAAAATATGTGGCCAAGTATTGCAGATCAAGCTAAACCTACAAAGGAAAAATCAAAAAAACTTGGTTTCTATGTTAGTGCTAATGGTGGTAAGATATATTCTGATAGCTCAGAAGTATTTGTGAAGGGTATACGTGCAATAGGAAAAAGAGTTCTTGCTTTAGCTGAGGGCCGTTATGGTGGTTTTCTTTTAGACCTATTCTTAGGAGATGAAATTAAAAACATAAAAAAATTTAACGGTAAAATTGATTTTCAGTGGCTTAGCAGCATATCTGTAGGTTACTATGCTGGAGAAAATGGCCGAGTTGATTTTGAGACCATGTATTCTAAAGTCAATATTGAAGATAGTAACTCTCCTCCGGTATTTGATAAATCAGCAAGTGTATCTGCATTCTTATTAAATTTTTACTATAACCCTAATGTTCAAAATACTCAATTTGCTCCGTATATTGGTCTTGGTATAGGATCAACAGTTTTTAGATTAAAAAGGATTGATAAATCATCTAAAAATTTAATGCCACTGAATGTTCCTTGGCTTGTTTATCAAATAAAGCTTGGTGTTGATTACTCAGTAATTCCAGAAGTTAAAACCTTTCTCGGCTATCGTTACTTTAATATTCCAACACCTATTGCAGACGATATATCCACTCATAATATTGAAGTTGGTTTGATGTTTAATTTTTAGTAATAATATCTTTTCAATTCTAATATCCTGATTTCCATTCAGAAATTTGATAAATCTATCCATATCTTTAATCTTATGGCCATATCCTTTGTGATAGCCTGAAGATGGTTTCTGTTTCTTTTTTCCTTTTCCTCCACAAATATATTGGTTTTATGCTCACTAAATTGGTGAGCATGTTACAACGTTTTTGACGACGAAAAGACTGGATAGCTACTTTCATGACAACCATTTAGTTGTCTTTTCTCGTCTATCTTATTTTGTCACTCTGCTGAACAGATACTAAAGTACTAGCTTTTGTGGGTTGATGCACAATTCTATCAGAAGTTTTGTGACTATAATTGCAGAAAACATCGAGCATAAAACTCCTATCGATAAAGTGATAGAAAATCCTCTAATTGCTCCGCTACCAATAATGAACATTATTCCTGAAGCAATTAGTGTAGTGAGGTTTGAATCAAGGATTGTTTTTATTGCGTTTTTAAATCCTTCTTCAATTGCACGAACCGTTCTTTTTCCTGCTCTTATTTCTTCGCGAATGCGTTCAAATATTAAAACATTTGCATCTACCGACATGCCAACAGTTAGAGCAATGCCAGCAATTCCAGGGAGAGTAAGAGTTGCTTCAAGTAAGGTAAGAATGAGTAGTATAGAGATTACATTAAAAACGAGTGCAACAGACGCTAACAAGCCTAATTTGCCGTAAGTAATGATTATAGATAAACCAACGGCTATGATAGAGATTATTGCTGCAATTTCTCCTGCTTTTATTGACTCTTCTCCAAGGCTTGGACCAATGTTTTTTTCTTCAATTATTTTAAGTGGTGCAGGTAGTGCACCTGATTTTAAAAGTATTGCAAGTTCACTCGCTTGTTTTTCAGTGAAATTACCGCTAATTTCTCCCTCTCCATTTAGAATAGGTTCACGTATTGTTGGTACAGTTAAGACTGTGTTATCTAAAACAATTGCAAAAGGCTTTCCTACATTTTCTTTAGTAATTTTTGCAAATTTTTTGCTTGCTATGCTGTCGAATTTGAAATGTACTGTTGGTTTACCTAAATTGCCAAATCTAACTGATGCGTTAACTAATGAATCACCGCCTATTTCAGTTTTGCGGAATATCGGGTAGGAATTACCCAAAGAATCCTTGAGCATAA from Wolbachia endosymbiont (group B) of Parapoynx stratiotata harbors:
- a CDS encoding outer membrane protein, which encodes MIIRISIALFFIFIPCVYFFITYISNNTHIEQVQPLKLETDNNESVIHSEEVTEKEVPIKCQELESSSPSVFQVANQKNMWPSIADQAKPTKEKSKKLGFYVSANGGKIYSDSSEVFVKGIRAIGKRVLALAEGRYGGFLLDLFLGDEIKNIKKFNGKIDFQWLSSISVGYYAGENGRVDFETMYSKVNIEDSNSPPVFDKSASVSAFLLNFYYNPNVQNTQFAPYIGLGIGSTVFRLKRIDKSSKNLMPLNVPWLVYQIKLGVDYSVIPEVKTFLGYRYFNIPTPIADDISTHNIEVGLMFNF
- the secD gene encoding protein translocase subunit SecD, which translates into the protein MPNKIIVKSLSVLLIFLLSLYIILPNFIDNKFFTSKKRINLGLDLKGGSSLLLNVDLDFYFKEKLSMLTDEIKEGLLTQKIEFSAKNDKQVVVTLNNIDDYKKVSTLIHKINPNLELSRKNIAIFISYKPHYKNSLINEVVSESIVNVQRRLDKLGTKEVSVQKQGQNKILVQVPGVEDTQQIKSLLGKTAKLAFHLANTNVAKMQDIDHDTTIMLKDSLGNSYPIFRKTEIGGDSLVNASVRFGNLGKPTVHFKFDSIASKKFAKITKENVGKPFAIVLDNTVLTVPTIREPILNGEGEISGNFTEKQASELAILLKSGALPAPLKIIEEKNIGPSLGEESIKAGEIAAIISIIAVGLSIIITYGKLGLLASVALVFNVISILLILTLLEATLTLPGIAGIALTVGMSVDANVLIFERIREEIRAGKRTVRAIEEGFKNAIKTILDSNLTTLIASGIMFIIGSGAIRGFSITLSIGVLCSMFSAIIVTKLLIELCINPQKLVL